One window of Equus asinus isolate D_3611 breed Donkey chromosome 7, EquAss-T2T_v2, whole genome shotgun sequence genomic DNA carries:
- the COQ6 gene encoding ubiquinone biosynthesis monooxygenase COQ6, mitochondrial isoform X2 codes for MSSCTPSLSSWRLCQIGADGHNSGVRQAAGIQNVSWNYDQSAVVATLHLSEATENNVAWQRFLPSGPIALLPLSDTLSSLVWSTSHEHAAELVSMDEEKFVDAINSAFWSDVNHTDFIDSAGTMLHYAIAFLKPTKVSARQLPPSVARVDAKSRALFPLGLGHAAEYVRPRLALIGDAAHRVHPLAGQGVNMGFGDISSLVHHLSTAAFNGKDLGSMSHLTGYETDRQRHNTALLAATDVLKRLYSTSATPLVLLRTWGLQATNAVSPLKEQIMAFASK; via the exons ATGTCATCATGCACGCCCTCACTAAGCAGTTGGAGGCTGTGTCAG ATTGGTGCAGATGGTCACAACTCAGGAGTACGGCAGGCTGCTGGAATCCAGAATGTTAGCTGGAACTATGACCAGTCTGCTGTCGTCGCTACTCTGCATTTATCAGAG GCCACAGAAAACAACGTAGCTTGGCAGAGATTTCTTCCCTCTGGGCCCATTGCTCTGCTCCCG CTCTCAGACACCTTGAGTTCCTTGGTTTGGTCCACATCCCATGAGCACGCAGCAGAGCTGGTCAGCATGGATGAGGAAAAGTTTGTGGATGCCATTAACTCTGCCTTT TGGAGTGATGTTAACCACACGGACTTCATCGACTCAGCTGGCACCATGCTGCACTATGCGATTGCCTTTCTGAAGCCCACTAAGGTCTCAGCTCGCCAGCTGCCCCCAAGTGTAGCCAGGGTGGATGCCAAAAGCCGAGCACTATTTCCTCTTGGGTTGGGACATGCTGCTGAGTACGTCCGGCCTCGGCTGGCGCTCATTGG GGATGCAGCCCACAGAGTCCATCCACTTGCAGGACAAGGGGTCAACATGGGCTTTGGGGATATCTCCAGCTTGGTCCACCACCTCAGTACTGCAGCCTTCAATGGGAAAGACTTAG gcTCCATGAGCCACCTCACAGGTTATGAAACAGACAGACAGCGTCACAACACTGCTCTTCTGGCTGCTACTGATGTGCTAAAACGGCTCTACTCCACCAGTGCCACTCCACTTGTGCTGCTCAGGACTTGGGGCTTGCAGGCCACAAATGCAGTCTCTCCACTCAAA gaacAGATTATGGCCTTTGCAAGCAAATGA